In Pseudobacter ginsenosidimutans, the following are encoded in one genomic region:
- a CDS encoding RluA family pseudouridine synthase, producing MAKISLDIIEENDHFVAVNKPSGMLSIPDREGKETSLKQLLREKYGNIFVVHRLDRDTSGVIIFAKNEEAHQFLSIAFEDRTVEKFYEGIVTGTLPSTEGTIDQPIAENTTKRGEMLIHRRGKPSITDYKVEENFGKFSLVRFQIHTGRTHQIRVHMQFLGHPLICDETYGDGKPVLISSIKKDYKLSKSEEEERPILNRVALHAAELRFTSPNGTKYVLKAEMPKDMRALLQQLRKRVK from the coding sequence GTGGCTAAGATCTCACTGGACATTATCGAAGAGAACGATCATTTTGTAGCTGTCAATAAACCATCAGGAATGCTCAGCATCCCTGACCGGGAAGGAAAAGAGACGAGTCTCAAACAATTACTCCGCGAGAAATACGGAAATATCTTTGTTGTGCATCGTCTGGACAGGGATACCAGCGGCGTGATCATTTTCGCCAAGAACGAAGAAGCCCATCAATTCCTCTCCATCGCATTCGAAGACAGAACGGTGGAGAAATTCTATGAGGGCATCGTAACCGGTACATTGCCTTCAACCGAAGGCACCATCGATCAGCCGATCGCGGAAAACACCACCAAAAGAGGTGAAATGCTTATCCACAGAAGAGGCAAGCCATCTATCACCGATTATAAAGTAGAAGAGAATTTCGGAAAATTCTCGCTGGTGAGATTTCAGATCCATACCGGTCGTACACACCAGATCCGTGTGCATATGCAGTTCCTGGGTCATCCGCTGATTTGTGATGAAACTTATGGCGATGGAAAACCCGTGCTGATTTCCAGCATCAAAAAAGATTACAAGCTCTCCAAAAGCGAAGAAGAGGAACGTCCGATCCTAAACAGGGTAGCGTTACATGCAGCAGAACTACGGTTTACATCTCCTAACGGTACGAAGTATGTGCTGAAGGCAGAGATGCCGAAGGATATGCGGGCGCTGTTGCAGCAGTTAAGGAAGCGGGTGAAGTAA
- a CDS encoding peroxiredoxin produces MSLRLGDIAPNFRAKTTAGDLDFYEYLGNGWGILFSHPADYTPVCTTELGKTALLQEEFAKRNVKVLAVSVDPLEKHFGWVNDINETQNCNVGFPIIADESREVAGLYDMIHPNASETFTVRSLFVIGPDKKVKLMITYPASTGRNFYEVLRVVDSLQLTANYSVATPADWKHGENVIVVPAVSTEDAIKKFPKGVDVVKPYLRYTPQPNL; encoded by the coding sequence ATGAGTTTAAGATTAGGAGACATAGCTCCCAACTTCAGGGCAAAGACTACTGCCGGTGACCTGGATTTCTATGAATACCTCGGCAATGGCTGGGGCATCCTCTTTTCTCACCCCGCCGACTATACGCCCGTGTGTACAACCGAACTGGGAAAGACTGCTCTGCTGCAGGAGGAATTTGCAAAACGCAATGTAAAAGTACTGGCCGTGAGTGTTGATCCACTGGAAAAGCACTTTGGCTGGGTTAACGATATCAACGAAACTCAGAACTGTAACGTGGGCTTTCCCATCATCGCTGATGAAAGCCGCGAAGTAGCAGGACTGTACGATATGATCCACCCCAATGCATCAGAGACCTTCACTGTTCGTTCCCTGTTTGTGATCGGACCGGACAAGAAAGTTAAACTGATGATCACTTACCCTGCTTCTACCGGAAGGAACTTCTACGAAGTACTGCGCGTGGTTGACTCGCTTCAACTGACTGCCAATTACAGCGTAGCAACGCCTGCCGACTGGAAACATGGAGAGAATGTGATTGTAGTACCTGCAGTATCCACTGAAGATGCTATCAAGAAATTCCCCAAAGGAGTTGATGTGGTAAAACCATATCTGCGCTACACACCGCAGCCTAATCTGTAA
- a CDS encoding metal-dependent hydrolase family protein: MRKLFFVFLFSIPALLSAQRTLLHCGRLIDVKNGSVLTEQTILVEGNKISDIQKGYVAGTSSDIVIDLKRSTVMPGLIDCHVHMEHETNPNRYLEAFTLNPADYAFQSVVFSNRTLMAGFTSVRDLGGSGVNIALRNAINKNLIVGPRVFTAGKSIATTGGHADPTNGYRKDLQGDPGPSAGVANGPDECRKAVRQRYKDGSDLIKITASGGVLSVAKSGENPQFTEDEIKAIVETAKDYGFKVAAHCHGAEAMKRAVRGGVNSIEHGTYMDDEVIALMKQHGTYLVATIIAGKSVADSAKKTGYYPELVTPKALAIGPKMQNMFAKAYREGVKIAFGTDAGVYAHGKNWMEFVYMNEAGMPVIKAIQSATVSAADLLGVSDQLGSIEKGKLADIIAVDGDPERDAKVMGKVNFVMKDGVVYKK, translated from the coding sequence ATGAGAAAGCTGTTTTTCGTTTTCCTGTTTTCCATTCCTGCATTATTGTCTGCGCAACGAACGCTCCTGCATTGTGGCAGGCTGATAGATGTAAAGAATGGTTCAGTGCTTACTGAGCAAACCATCCTCGTCGAAGGAAATAAGATATCGGATATACAAAAGGGTTATGTTGCCGGAACCAGCTCTGATATTGTGATCGATCTGAAACGATCCACGGTGATGCCGGGATTGATCGATTGTCATGTGCATATGGAGCATGAAACCAATCCGAACCGTTACCTGGAAGCTTTTACATTGAATCCCGCCGATTATGCATTTCAATCTGTAGTATTCAGCAATCGTACTTTGATGGCTGGCTTTACATCTGTGCGCGATCTCGGCGGCAGCGGTGTGAACATCGCTTTGCGCAATGCCATCAATAAGAACTTGATCGTAGGACCGCGTGTGTTTACGGCAGGGAAATCTATTGCAACTACAGGCGGCCATGCTGATCCCACGAATGGCTATCGCAAAGACCTGCAAGGTGATCCGGGGCCTTCAGCAGGCGTTGCCAATGGGCCGGATGAATGCCGCAAAGCGGTTCGTCAACGATACAAGGATGGCTCAGACCTGATCAAGATCACTGCATCGGGCGGTGTGCTCAGCGTTGCGAAGAGCGGCGAGAACCCACAGTTTACAGAAGATGAAATAAAAGCGATTGTTGAAACGGCGAAAGATTACGGTTTTAAAGTGGCAGCTCATTGTCATGGCGCTGAAGCCATGAAGCGTGCAGTGCGTGGTGGTGTGAACAGTATCGAACACGGAACTTATATGGATGATGAAGTGATTGCGCTGATGAAGCAGCATGGAACTTACCTGGTAGCAACCATCATTGCAGGAAAATCTGTTGCTGACTCTGCAAAGAAGACAGGCTATTATCCTGAGCTGGTAACACCCAAGGCGCTGGCCATCGGACCAAAAATGCAGAACATGTTTGCCAAAGCATACAGGGAAGGAGTGAAGATCGCATTCGGTACCGATGCCGGTGTGTACGCGCATGGCAAGAACTGGATGGAGTTTGTGTATATGAATGAAGCCGGCATGCCGGTGATCAAAGCCATTCAGTCGGCCACTGTGAGTGCCGCTGATCTGCTGGGTGTAAGTGATCAGCTAGGCAGTATAGAGAAAGGGAAACTGGCCGATATCATTGCGGTGGATGGCGATCCGGAACGCGATGCGAAAGTGATGGGGAAAGTGAATTTTGTGATGAAGGATGGCGTGGTGTATAAGAAATGA
- a CDS encoding pseudouridine synthase, translated as MKKQPQGFKKFIQTEEKGSIKKERIRQEKKAMRKETQEYFAKKKEEAKQSRATGNTTSKAKWGSRGNEGADRIEKKKFSKSEDSKERGGRTFKKNDTGNSSYKGASKGKRSFKSNDREDRNQQGDSRGGFKKKGGFKKSSGLGPRAFKKAGGYKAMSRDAAGFEEKTKGFKKEIPAAPKDQEQQSPRFKNTRFTDRNPYQKNEEGSTEDTKPSRFDKTEKPAFKKREGGSEKTSKPKSNFASRIEGAGPQTEKSAKNTPGTARKKIAVEKTEETPEKPAIVNTGTMPLNKFIAHAGVCSRRDAADIVRSGKVVVNGETVTEPGFKVSGKDEIKVNGKKIAVRRNLVYILLNKPKDYITTTEDPQGRKTVLDIIRNATTERVYPIGRLDRNTTGVLLLTNDGELAQKLSHPSYEIKKIYEVTLDKPLTKKDFDSIIGGVNLEDGFIQPDALAYADSKDKAVIGIEIHSGRNRIVRRIFEHMGYDVRNLDRVMYANLTKKNVDRGKWRLLTEKEVRLLKYLNASYTNKNKPARRG; from the coding sequence ATGAAAAAACAACCTCAGGGATTCAAGAAATTCATCCAGACGGAAGAAAAAGGATCCATCAAAAAAGAGCGCATCCGCCAGGAAAAGAAAGCCATGCGCAAAGAGACCCAGGAATATTTTGCTAAAAAGAAAGAAGAGGCAAAACAGTCAAGAGCTACTGGAAATACAACCAGTAAAGCCAAATGGGGATCACGCGGCAATGAAGGCGCTGACAGGATCGAGAAAAAGAAATTCTCCAAATCAGAAGATAGCAAAGAACGCGGTGGCCGCACATTCAAAAAGAATGATACCGGCAATAGTTCCTATAAAGGAGCTTCCAAAGGAAAGCGTTCTTTCAAAAGCAATGATCGTGAAGACCGTAATCAACAAGGTGATTCACGTGGCGGTTTCAAAAAGAAAGGCGGCTTTAAAAAGAGCAGCGGCTTAGGTCCACGCGCTTTCAAGAAAGCTGGTGGTTACAAAGCGATGAGCCGCGACGCTGCGGGCTTTGAAGAAAAAACAAAGGGCTTCAAAAAAGAAATTCCCGCTGCACCGAAAGATCAGGAGCAGCAGTCGCCCAGATTCAAGAATACACGCTTCACCGACAGGAACCCTTACCAAAAGAACGAAGAAGGCTCCACAGAAGATACCAAACCTTCCCGTTTCGATAAAACAGAAAAGCCTGCATTCAAAAAACGTGAAGGCGGATCCGAAAAAACATCGAAACCCAAATCGAACTTCGCCAGCCGGATCGAAGGCGCAGGCCCGCAAACAGAGAAGTCTGCAAAAAACACTCCCGGTACCGCCCGCAAGAAGATTGCGGTAGAGAAAACTGAGGAAACTCCTGAAAAACCTGCTATCGTGAATACAGGCACTATGCCGCTCAATAAATTCATTGCACATGCAGGCGTTTGCTCCAGAAGGGATGCAGCCGATATCGTGAGATCAGGTAAGGTAGTAGTGAATGGAGAAACCGTTACCGAACCAGGTTTCAAAGTATCCGGCAAAGACGAGATCAAAGTGAATGGAAAGAAAATAGCCGTGAGAAGGAATCTCGTGTACATCCTGCTCAACAAACCCAAGGATTATATCACTACTACAGAAGATCCGCAGGGCCGCAAAACAGTGCTGGATATCATCCGCAATGCCACTACCGAGCGCGTATACCCGATCGGAAGGCTGGACCGCAATACAACCGGCGTTCTTCTCCTTACCAATGATGGAGAACTGGCGCAGAAATTATCACATCCCAGTTACGAGATCAAAAAGATCTATGAAGTAACACTCGATAAACCACTCACCAAAAAAGACTTCGACAGTATCATAGGTGGCGTGAACCTCGAAGATGGCTTCATTCAGCCCGACGCACTCGCGTATGCTGACAGCAAAGACAAAGCAGTGATCGGTATCGAGATCCACAGCGGCCGCAACCGCATCGTCCGCCGCATCTTTGAACATATGGGCTACGATGTGCGTAACCTGGACCGCGTAATGTACGCCAATCTCACCAAGAAGAATGTTGACCGCGGCAAATGGAGACTCCTCACCGAGAAGGAAGTCCGACTGCTCAAATACCTCAACGCTTCCTACACCAACAAAAACAAACCTGCGCGCCGTGGCTAA
- the dinB gene encoding DNA polymerase IV, with the protein MGKSPQRIIAHFDLDAFFVSVECLLDPTLKGKPILVGGRERGVVAACSYEARKFGIHSAMPMKTAMRLCPQAIVVKGHRGEYSKYSRIVTNIIAEKAPLFEKASIDEFYLDLTGMDKYFQPYQWTIDLRQEIIDTTGLPISFGLGANKMIAKIATDAAKPNGYLFIPFGREKDFLAPLAVNKIHGVGKQTWQSLQAIGITTIKDLSETPIELLEKRFGKYGGDLWWKSQGVHNGEVTPYHEAKSISTENTFEENITDVSRLEAELVHMTEKVAYELRQDNKMAGCITVKIRYPDFETTSRQTSIDYTFYDDELLPQARDLFHKLWRKGTPVRLLGVRLSELTGEAVQTNLFSNVERKTELYKAIDDVKNRFGKNAISKATGTNGNKPQRPDPHLPGRSE; encoded by the coding sequence ATGGGAAAATCACCACAAAGGATCATTGCGCACTTTGACCTGGATGCGTTCTTCGTATCGGTGGAGTGCTTACTGGATCCCACGCTTAAAGGCAAGCCTATCCTTGTGGGGGGCCGCGAGCGGGGAGTGGTGGCTGCCTGTTCCTACGAGGCACGTAAATTCGGCATCCATTCGGCCATGCCCATGAAAACGGCCATGCGGCTTTGTCCACAGGCCATTGTTGTAAAAGGCCACCGGGGCGAATACAGCAAATACTCCCGCATCGTTACCAATATCATTGCTGAAAAAGCGCCGCTTTTCGAGAAAGCCAGTATCGATGAGTTCTATCTCGATCTCACCGGAATGGATAAATACTTCCAGCCTTACCAGTGGACCATCGATCTGCGCCAGGAGATCATCGATACCACAGGTCTTCCCATCTCTTTCGGACTGGGCGCCAATAAAATGATCGCTAAAATCGCCACAGATGCCGCTAAACCGAATGGTTATCTTTTTATCCCATTCGGCCGGGAAAAAGATTTCCTGGCGCCACTTGCCGTGAATAAGATCCATGGCGTGGGAAAGCAGACCTGGCAGTCCCTGCAGGCTATCGGCATTACCACTATCAAAGACCTCAGTGAAACGCCCATAGAACTCCTGGAAAAGCGTTTCGGCAAATATGGAGGAGATCTCTGGTGGAAGAGCCAGGGCGTTCATAATGGCGAGGTAACGCCTTATCACGAAGCCAAGAGCATTTCCACGGAAAATACTTTTGAGGAGAATATCACGGACGTCAGCAGGCTGGAAGCTGAGCTGGTGCACATGACAGAAAAAGTGGCTTACGAACTGCGGCAGGACAATAAGATGGCTGGCTGCATTACCGTGAAGATCCGTTACCCCGACTTTGAGACCACTTCACGCCAGACCAGTATCGATTACACTTTTTACGACGATGAGCTGCTCCCGCAGGCCCGCGACCTCTTCCACAAACTCTGGCGTAAAGGCACTCCTGTGCGACTCCTGGGTGTTCGCCTCAGCGAACTCACCGGAGAAGCAGTCCAGACCAATCTTTTCAGTAATGTGGAGAGAAAGACCGAGCTGTACAAAGCCATCGATGACGTAAAGAACCGCTTTGGGAAGAACGCTATTTCCAAAGCCACAGGAACCAATGGAAATAAGCCCCAGCGCCCCGATCCACATCTCCCAGGCCGCTCGGAATAA
- the rlmN gene encoding 23S rRNA (adenine(2503)-C(2))-methyltransferase RlmN has product MANTGKKNIRHLSLSELETYFEELGEKKFRTRQVYEWIWQKHAHSFEAMTNLSKELRQKLADNFSLPALGVGATQYSADGTVKSRFKTVDGHAVEGVLIPTDERKTACVSSQIGCSLSCKFCATGYMERKRNLDYDEIYDEVVLINQQSERVYNKKLTNIVFMGMGEPLLNYKNVLKAIEKITDPNGGLAMSPRRITVSTAGVAKMIRQLGEDQVRFKLALSLHAANDQKRNEIMPINETNNLKALIDAMNFFYKATGNEITFEYILFKDFNDSLKDADELIRIYRQVPADLVNIIEYNPIDKAAFMKPDENAVQAFMQYLEKHRVNARLRRSRGKDIDAACGQLANKEVQVG; this is encoded by the coding sequence ATGGCAAACACAGGGAAGAAGAACATAAGGCACCTGAGCCTCAGTGAGTTGGAGACTTATTTTGAGGAACTTGGCGAGAAAAAGTTCCGCACCAGACAGGTGTACGAATGGATTTGGCAGAAACATGCCCATAGCTTCGAAGCCATGACCAACCTCAGCAAAGAGCTCCGTCAGAAACTCGCTGACAATTTCTCCCTTCCCGCCCTCGGCGTGGGTGCCACTCAATATTCCGCAGATGGAACGGTGAAATCAAGATTCAAGACTGTTGACGGACATGCCGTGGAAGGCGTTCTGATCCCGACAGACGAACGCAAAACTGCCTGCGTGAGCTCACAGATCGGATGTTCACTCAGCTGTAAATTCTGCGCTACAGGGTACATGGAGCGCAAACGCAATCTTGACTACGATGAGATCTATGACGAAGTGGTACTGATCAATCAGCAATCCGAACGCGTATACAATAAGAAACTCACCAATATCGTATTCATGGGAATGGGTGAGCCGCTGCTGAATTATAAGAACGTACTCAAAGCCATCGAGAAGATCACTGATCCGAATGGTGGACTGGCCATGAGCCCGCGCCGCATCACCGTGTCTACCGCCGGTGTTGCGAAAATGATCCGTCAGCTGGGTGAAGACCAGGTTCGATTCAAACTCGCTTTGTCTTTGCACGCAGCCAATGACCAGAAAAGAAATGAGATCATGCCGATCAATGAGACCAACAATCTCAAAGCCCTGATCGATGCCATGAATTTCTTCTACAAGGCAACCGGTAATGAGATCACTTTCGAATACATCCTCTTCAAAGACTTCAACGATTCTCTGAAAGATGCGGATGAACTGATCAGGATCTACAGACAGGTTCCTGCAGATCTTGTGAATATTATCGAGTACAATCCGATCGACAAAGCCGCTTTCATGAAGCCCGACGAGAATGCTGTGCAGGCATTCATGCAGTACCTGGAAAAACACCGCGTCAATGCAAGGCTACGCCGGAGTCGTGGAAAAGATATCGATGCAGCCTGCGGTCAGCTGGCCAATAAGGAAGTACAGGTAGGTTAA
- a CDS encoding thiolase family protein, whose amino-acid sequence MKKVYIVDAVRTPIGKYGGALSSIRPDDLLAHVLRTLIQRNPGVDVNAIEDVIAGDANQAGEDNRDVARMAALLAGLPVSVGGNTVNRLCASGLQAIMDAARGVMCGEGELYLAGGVESMTRAPFVMAKSSGAWSRNTEMYDTTIGWRFTNKKLSDMHHPYSMGETAENVARQWKISREEQDAFALASQDKYFAALERGIWPIEIAGVEVLGGKNEKILFEVDEHPRKSTLEKLQTLRPAFAKDGSVTAGNSSGINDGAAAVLLASEEALKKYDLTPMARIVSMGVAGVDPSIMGIGPVPASQKALQRAGLTVKDLDLIELNEAFASQSLACIRDLGLDQSKVNVNGGAIAIGHPLGCSGVRITTTLVHEMQRRDMRYGLATMCVGVGQGAAIVYEKV is encoded by the coding sequence ATGAAGAAAGTTTATATCGTTGATGCAGTGAGAACGCCGATCGGAAAATATGGTGGCGCACTCAGCAGCATCAGGCCTGACGACCTGCTTGCCCATGTGCTCAGAACCCTCATCCAGCGCAATCCTGGGGTTGATGTGAATGCGATCGAAGATGTGATTGCCGGCGATGCCAACCAGGCGGGGGAAGATAACCGCGATGTGGCCCGGATGGCCGCTCTCCTGGCTGGTCTGCCCGTTTCTGTTGGTGGCAATACCGTGAACCGTCTCTGCGCTTCCGGGTTGCAGGCTATTATGGATGCTGCCCGCGGCGTGATGTGCGGCGAGGGCGAACTCTACCTGGCAGGTGGCGTTGAAAGCATGACCCGCGCGCCTTTCGTGATGGCCAAATCATCAGGAGCCTGGAGTCGTAATACCGAAATGTACGATACCACTATCGGATGGCGATTCACCAATAAGAAACTCTCCGATATGCATCATCCCTATTCGATGGGAGAAACTGCGGAGAACGTTGCCAGACAATGGAAGATCAGTCGCGAAGAGCAGGATGCATTTGCACTGGCGAGCCAGGACAAATATTTCGCTGCACTCGAGAGAGGTATCTGGCCCATCGAGATCGCAGGTGTGGAAGTATTGGGAGGAAAGAATGAAAAGATCTTGTTCGAAGTGGATGAGCATCCGCGCAAATCAACTTTGGAGAAACTACAGACCCTTCGTCCTGCTTTTGCGAAGGACGGTTCGGTAACAGCGGGCAACTCTTCCGGCATCAATGACGGCGCTGCTGCTGTATTGCTTGCCAGTGAAGAGGCGTTAAAGAAATATGATCTCACGCCGATGGCGCGGATTGTATCGATGGGCGTAGCCGGCGTGGATCCCAGCATCATGGGAATCGGCCCTGTACCTGCATCGCAGAAGGCGCTGCAACGTGCAGGTCTTACAGTGAAAGACCTGGACCTGATCGAACTGAATGAGGCCTTTGCTTCACAATCCCTCGCCTGCATCCGTGATCTGGGGCTTGATCAGAGCAAAGTGAATGTGAATGGTGGCGCAATTGCCATCGGTCATCCGCTGGGTTGCAGTGGTGTGCGCATCACTACCACGCTTGTGCATGAAATGCAACGCAGGGATATGCGTTATGGACTGGCCACTATGTGTGTGGGCGTAGGGCAGGGAGCTGCTATCGTGTATGAAAAAGTGTAA